The Humulus lupulus chromosome 3, drHumLupu1.1, whole genome shotgun sequence genome window below encodes:
- the LOC133825318 gene encoding uncharacterized protein LOC133825318, with translation MTTSWRRMWALITQSKESDAKHAEEVKMLEGKNAELLDQKNKLAEELKTFQTSLTKVVVEKEKFKESSKLNFQEAKKLEDELIASRKESEGLEGCIKELEEANASSLERCKGATSNCFYSFWKHNYEANFNYLSERMRRTEIGRCLARLEEEERAKILASHEISLATGVEGAEVEAATSVDQPTTQDPHAAL, from the coding sequence ATGACTACTAGCTGGCGCCGCATGTGGGCTTTGATTACTCAGTCCAAAGAATCTGACGCCAAGCATGCTGAGGAGGTCAAGATGCTCGAGGGGAAAAATGCAGAATTGCTCGATCAGAAGAATAAGCTAGCCGAAGAACTGAAGACTTTCCAAACTTCCCTGACCAAAGTCGTTGTGGAAAAGGAGAAGTTCAAGGAGTCTTCTAAGCTTAACTTTCAGGAGGCCAAGAAGCTTGAGGATGAGCTGATTGCTAGTAGAAAGGAAAGTGAAGGGTTGGAGGGGtgcatcaaagagctcgaggaggccaatgCTAGCAGCTTGGAGAGGTGTAAGGGAGCCACCTCCAATTGCTTCTATTCATTTTGGAAGCACAACTacgaggccaacttcaactatctttccGAGCGCATGAGGCGAACTGAAATAGGCCGGTGCCTTGCTCGCCTAGAGGAAGAGGAGAGAGCGAAAATCCTAGCCTCCCAcgaaatctccttggctacgGGCGTTGAAGGTGCAGAAGTGGAAGCTGCGACTTCTGTCGACCAGCCAACTACTCAGGACCCTCATGCTGCCTtataa